A DNA window from Phycisphaerae bacterium contains the following coding sequences:
- a CDS encoding amidophosphoribosyltransferase produces the protein MSEDIHHECGLAALYLLDEAPEGSGNGEWEVRDENVAAMVPPILLDLQNRGQLAAGLSSYNPQRPQIIDTFKDIGTVAEAFRMSRPEKHQAILREYAGRAAIGHTRYATCGADDARYAQPFERHHGRLWKWFSFAFNGTLSNYADLRDRLLAKRHYHFSLNTDTEIIMHALSYGLRADKPPDLARAMALLARDFDGAYNIAFLDAMGRMFVARDPLGIRPMSWAVRGRLFGAASESVALANAGFTDIHSFEPGQMALIENGKLRFARFAKRGRQARCFFEWVYFSHVASEIDGAGVYASRAAAGKRLAELEDQTMDEDCVVVPVPDTAKAAADSFAYHMKVPCVEGLIRNRYVGRTFIQPNSTRGQSAESKYTALASVLSGKRVFLVEDSIVRSTTLKALVRKVREGAGAREVHVRVACPPIVAPCFYGIDMSTVTELFATNFVDGRYNGDLSPKSLEKMAKALGIDSLRYLSVNDVASCIGCKGETLCLGCVNGKHPTAWGVKLMARARRNRGKGTSGRTYD, from the coding sequence ATGAGCGAAGATATTCATCACGAATGTGGGCTGGCGGCTTTGTACCTCCTGGACGAGGCACCGGAAGGTTCGGGCAACGGCGAATGGGAGGTTCGGGACGAGAACGTGGCGGCGATGGTGCCGCCGATTTTGCTGGACCTGCAGAACCGGGGCCAGTTGGCGGCGGGGTTGAGCAGCTATAACCCGCAGCGTCCGCAGATCATTGACACGTTCAAGGACATCGGGACGGTGGCCGAGGCGTTTCGGATGTCGCGGCCGGAGAAGCACCAGGCGATTCTGCGCGAGTACGCGGGCCGGGCTGCGATCGGCCATACCCGCTACGCCACCTGCGGGGCCGACGACGCCCGTTACGCCCAGCCGTTCGAGCGCCACCACGGGCGGCTCTGGAAGTGGTTCAGCTTCGCGTTCAACGGAACGCTGTCGAACTACGCCGACCTTCGCGACCGCCTGCTGGCCAAGCGGCACTATCACTTTTCGCTGAACACCGACACCGAGATCATCATGCACGCCCTGTCGTACGGTCTGCGGGCGGACAAACCGCCAGATCTGGCACGAGCGATGGCGTTGCTGGCGAGGGACTTTGACGGGGCATATAACATTGCGTTTCTCGACGCGATGGGACGGATGTTCGTGGCCCGCGATCCGCTGGGCATCCGCCCGATGAGCTGGGCGGTTCGCGGCCGGTTGTTCGGAGCGGCCAGCGAATCGGTGGCATTGGCCAACGCGGGCTTCACCGATATCCATTCGTTCGAGCCCGGCCAGATGGCGCTGATCGAAAACGGCAAGCTGCGATTTGCGCGGTTCGCCAAGCGCGGCCGGCAGGCCCGCTGCTTCTTCGAGTGGGTGTACTTTTCGCACGTGGCCAGCGAGATCGACGGAGCGGGCGTGTACGCGTCGCGGGCGGCGGCGGGCAAGCGTCTGGCCGAGTTGGAGGACCAGACGATGGACGAGGACTGCGTGGTGGTGCCGGTGCCGGACACGGCCAAGGCGGCGGCGGACTCGTTCGCCTACCACATGAAAGTGCCGTGCGTCGAGGGGCTGATCCGCAACCGCTACGTCGGGCGGACCTTCATCCAGCCGAACTCCACCCGCGGCCAGAGCGCCGAGAGCAAGTACACCGCATTGGCGTCGGTGCTGTCGGGCAAGCGGGTGTTTCTGGTCGAGGATTCGATCGTCCGCTCGACCACGCTCAAGGCGCTGGTCCGCAAGGTCCGCGAAGGGGCCGGCGCGCGGGAGGTGCACGTGCGGGTGGCGTGTCCGCCAATCGTCGCCCCGTGCTTCTACGGGATCGACATGTCGACGGTGACCGAGCTGTTCGCCACAAACTTCGTCGACGGCCGGTACAACGGCGACCTGAGCCCCAAGTCACTGGAAAAGATGGCCAAGGCCCTGGGCATCGACAGCCTGCGGTAC
- a CDS encoding ACT domain-containing protein, which translates to MNMSVEKQFSVFLVNKPGILAQVCTALADRKINIRALTLVDSQEHGVLRLVVEDGKKTADVLRAINIPVDETEVLCVEMPNQPGAMADICTRLGTKHININYAYCTTGTRGGRTLGVFKVADIEKARKVLAQHKPASNAKKQTVRRSASR; encoded by the coding sequence GTGAACATGAGCGTCGAGAAGCAGTTTTCCGTGTTCCTGGTCAACAAGCCGGGCATCCTGGCCCAGGTGTGCACCGCCCTGGCCGATCGGAAGATCAACATCCGGGCCCTGACCCTGGTGGATTCGCAGGAGCACGGGGTGCTGCGGCTGGTGGTCGAGGACGGCAAGAAGACGGCCGACGTGCTGCGGGCGATCAACATTCCGGTCGACGAGACGGAGGTCTTGTGCGTGGAGATGCCCAATCAGCCGGGCGCGATGGCGGACATCTGCACGCGGCTTGGGACCAAGCACATCAACATCAACTACGCCTATTGCACGACCGGAACCCGCGGCGGAAGGACGCTGGGGGTGTTCAAGGTGGCGGACATCGAGAAGGCCCGCAAGGTCCTGGCCCAGCACAAACCGGCGAGCAACGCCAAGAAGCAGACGGTCCGCCGGTCCGCCAGCCGGTAG